The following are encoded together in the Prionailurus viverrinus isolate Anna chromosome B3, UM_Priviv_1.0, whole genome shotgun sequence genome:
- the LOC125168568 gene encoding 40S ribosomal protein S29-like, producing MGHQQLYQSHLRKEEIWPGFSPCRICSHQYCVIWQYGLSMCCQCFHQFSKDIGYIKLD from the coding sequence ATGGGTCACCAACAGCTCTACCAGAGCCAtctgaggaaagaggaaatttggCCAGGGTTCTCACCTTGCCGCATCTGCTCACACCAGTACTGTGTGATCTGGCAATATGGCCTCAGTATGTGCTGCCAGTGTTTCCATCAGTTCTCAAAGGATATAGGCTACATTAAGTTGGACTAA